AGGGTTTTTCAGCGATGATGAGAGCCTTGCCCATGCAACGAGCTTGGCTCTTACACTGGCGCGCGGGGCGAAAGCAACGAGAAGTTTTCCGGGGAGTCCGCCAAATCAGCGGCTCAAACGCGCGGCGTTCGCCGGACGCCCGGGCGCGAGCGGTTGCGTGCCAATCATAAGGATGGTGCGGCCGGGCAGCTTCGCGCGCTCGGCGTAGCGAACGGATTCGATGAACGCTAGGAGCCGCTCCGGGCTCGTCATCGTGAACGATCGAACCTCGCGGATGATGCGCTGCGATTCCGCGTCGAAGTCCGGCGGCAGTTCACCCTTGCGAAAGGGCACGACGTCGAAGCCGAGGCCGCGGCAGAGCTTTCGAAGCGGATTCAAGGGTTGAGCTGGAATCGCACCGGAATTTCGACCGCCGAGGCGACAGCGGTTTCGCCCTGGCGGGCCGGAGCAAAACGCCAGCGGCCGACGGCCCGGAGCGCCGAGGCGTCCAGTTCGCCGTGGCCTGAGCTGCGCTTGAGCGCGACTTGGGCCGGCCGGCCGGATTCGTCCACAAGCACACCCACAAGCACGAGCCCTTCAAGGCCGCGTCGTCGTGCCGTTCGCGGATATTCGGGCGGAGGTGCGTGCACTTGCCCCGGTGCGCGATCCAGCCGTTCCGCGCGTATCTCGTCGCGAACGGATGTAACCGCGCCTGGCGCGAGGCGCACCTCGCCCGCCGGCGCGGCTTCGACCACCGCACTGCCCGGGGCTGGCGCGAAGGAAGGAGCCGGGTGGATGCGAACATCAAGGTCGCGAGGCTCCGCGCGAGATGTCGTGAGCGCGCCGTCGTGGGGGTGGGGGGTTGGCGATTCGGTTCGCAGCGGTTGAACTGAACCGCGCTCGATCGAAGAAGCTTCGGAAGGCCTGATCGCGGGCTCGTTCGATGGAGTCGTTTGAGGCAACCGCGCAGCCGCCGCTGAAATCACCGCGGGGGAGTCGGCGGTCCGAAGGTCAACTTGAACCAGCGTTAGCACCGCGTCCGGTGGTCGCGCGGGGGATCGGTTGCGCGACCCGTTGCAGGTGGCGAACAACGCCAAACCCGCCGCCGCGTGGAGTGCAAGCGAGGCGAGCAATGGCGTGGCGCGGAATCCGTGCATCAAGCGCGCAGAGGGTTTCCTGCGGACCGGGAGTCGTCAATGGCGAACACGCCGCGAGCGGGGCGCGCCGGGCGTGTCAGCGGCCGAAGGACTCCTGGATCGTCGTGCCGAAGAATCCGCCCGGGCGGCCGTCGCTGGACCAGTTCACGCCCGCCGTGGGGGAGCAGCCCGCGAGCAAAACCGCGGCCACAAGACGTAATGCACTTCTCACGGCTCAATCCTTCTCCGAGAAGAGCGCTCGCGCAAATTGCTTCGCGTCGAACGCCTGCATGTCGTCCGCCTGTTCGCCAAGGCCGACGAACTTGATGGGCAGACCGAGTTCCTTCTGGATGGCAACGACCATCCCGCCCTTGCTCGTGCCGTCCAGCTTGGTGATCACGAGGCCGGTGAGCGCCACGGCCTTGTGAAACTCGCGCGCCTGTTGCAGGGCGTTCATGCCCGTGGTCGCATCGAGCACGAGCAGGACCTCGTGCGGGGCGCCGGGGAGTTGCTTGTCCATCACGCGATGGACCTTTTGAAGTTCCTTCATGAGGTTGCTCTTGGTGTGAAGCCGGCCGGCGGTGTCCACGAACACGTAGTCGGTCTTGCGCGCGGCCGCAGCGGCCACGGCATCGTGCGCGACGGCGGCGGGGTCCGCGTTGTAGGCACCCGCAACGACCTCGACCTTGAGCCTCTGGCCCCACAGCTTGATTTGCTCGATGGCGGCGGCGCGAAACGTGTCGCACGCGGCGAGCAACGCGGTCTGGCCGCGCGTCTGCATCAGGTGGGCGAGCTTCGCGGAAGTCGTGGTCTTCCCGGTTCCGTTGACGCCGACGATGGAAACGACCGTGGTGCCGTGCGGTTGCTTGCGGAGCGCCGCGTTTCCGGTGGCCAGACATTGCTCGACTTCGCGCGCGGCGATTTCGAAGACATCCGCCTGCGAGCCGCCTTGTGACTCGTAGGCCTTGCGGACCGCGTCGGCGATCTGCTGGGTCATGGCCATGCCGAAGTCGGCGCCGAGCAGCACGTGTTCTAGCTGCTCGAGCGATTCGGGCGTGAGCTTCGGCGAACCCGTGACAATGCGCTTGATCTCGTGGACGAGCTTGGCGTGGGTCTTCTGAAGGCCCGCCTTGAATTTGCCGAACAGGCCCATGCGCGACTTCAGGAGAGGGCCGCCGCCGCGGGCAGGGCAGGTGCGGTGCCGCGGGCACGCCGTGAGGAAGCGAGCCGTTCGTTGAGCCGGCGGACGTGCTCGTAGGGGATTTTCAACGTGCCGATGAGGGGCCTGCCCTTGTTCATCCCGTGGCAATCCGAGCCGCCCGTCACGAGCAAGCCGTGGCGGTCCGCGATCGTGAGGTATTTCTCGCTCGTCGCCGTGGAATGCCGGCTGTGAAAACACTCGATCCCGTCGAGCCCCGAGGCAACGAGTTCGGGAATGAAGTCGTCGCTGCGGTTGAGCCCGGGATGCGCCATCACGGCGACCCCGCCCGCGTGCTGGATCAACGCGATGGCGTCGCGGGCGTGGACCTTGGCCTTTGGAACCCATGCGATGCGGTGCATCTTGAGGTAACGCTGGAAGGCCTCGTCGAGGTTCGCGCAGTAGCCCGCCTGCACGAGGGCGCGCGCGATGTGTGGCCGGCCCGGGGCCTTGCAGTTGGCCAGGCCGAAGACCGTCTCGGCGGCCAGCGGGATTCCGGCGCGGTTGAGGCGGGCGCACATTTCCCGGATGCGGTTCTGGCGGATGACCTGGTATCTCGCGAGTTCGTTGCGAAGGCGCGCGTTCTCGATGTCGAGCCCGTAGCCGAGGATGTGCAGTTCGAAGTGCCCGAGTTCCGCCGTCAGTTCGGTCGCGGCGATGAACTCGATGCCGAGGCTCGCGCAAGCCGCGTCCATCCGTGGGCAGCCCTCGACCGTGTCATGGTCGGTCAGCGCGACGGCCGCGAGTTCGCAGCGGCGCGCGTGGGCGGCCAGTTCCTCCGGCGAGTAGGTGCCGTCGGAAAAATGAGTGTGGAGGTGAAGGTCGGCGAACATCGCTCGGCATTCGCGGCTTCACTCCGCGATGTGGGTGCAACGCGGCTCCCGGCGGGTGGGTCGGATGCGGTTCACAACACCACCCTCGCCGGACGCAACAATTCGTCCTTCACGCGGTCGAGGATGCCGTTCACAAACCGGCCGCTCTCATCCGTGGAGAAGCGCTTCGCGATGTCCACGGCTTCGTTGATGCTGACGATGGGCGGAATGTCCTCGCGGAACAGCATCTCGTAAATCGCAAGGCGGAGGATGTTCCGGTCCACGATCGCCATGCGCTCGAGCGACCAGTTCTTGGCGTACTTGCGGATCTCCTCATCGACCCGCGCGCGATGCTCAAGCGTGCCGCGGATGAGCGGTTCGGCGAACGCGCGGGTGGCCGCCTCCTCGACGTTGGGCGGCGGGAGCGTGATGGGTTCGCCCCAGGTCGCGGGCCCCTTGTCAGCCTCGAGTGCCGCGGAACGCTGCGCCGTCCAGAAACTCTCGAGCGCGGCGTCCAGGTTTTCCGGGACGTTCACATCGCACTGGAACAGAAATTGAATCGCGCGCTCCCGCGCCTCTCGCCGCATTCCCATGGGCGGAAGATGAAGCATGGAGGCGGGGCGCGGAAGGGAAAAGTAACACGCGTGCGGAAGCCCCGAAGTTGGGCGCGGGGCGCGGCGGTTTCACCTTGAATCTCCCGTGCATACCGCTACAAAAGGCCCAACGCATGCCAACCTTCACCTACGTGGCGCGTGATGCGGGAAGCGGTCGCGAAGTGCAGAGTTTGATCGACGCCGCCTCCGAGCAGGCTGCGGTGCAGGCGCTGCTCGGGCGCAATCTGCTCGTGGTCAGCATCCAGGAGAAGGTCAGCAAGCGCGGCAAGATCGCCGGCGGCAGCGTGCCGCTGGCCGAC
This region of Verrucomicrobiota bacterium genomic DNA includes:
- a CDS encoding TonB family protein, which codes for MHGFRATPLLASLALHAAAGLALFATCNGSRNRSPARPPDAVLTLVQVDLRTADSPAVISAAAARLPQTTPSNEPAIRPSEASSIERGSVQPLRTESPTPHPHDGALTTSRAEPRDLDVRIHPAPSFAPAPGSAVVEAAPAGEVRLAPGAVTSVRDEIRAERLDRAPGQVHAPPPEYPRTARRRGLEGLVLVGVLVDESGRPAQVALKRSSGHGELDASALRAVGRWRFAPARQGETAVASAVEIPVRFQLNP
- the ftsY gene encoding signal recognition particle-docking protein FtsY, whose product is MGLFGKFKAGLQKTHAKLVHEIKRIVTGSPKLTPESLEQLEHVLLGADFGMAMTQQIADAVRKAYESQGGSQADVFEIAAREVEQCLATGNAALRKQPHGTTVVSIVGVNGTGKTTTSAKLAHLMQTRGQTALLAACDTFRAAAIEQIKLWGQRLKVEVVAGAYNADPAAVAHDAVAAAAARKTDYVFVDTAGRLHTKSNLMKELQKVHRVMDKQLPGAPHEVLLVLDATTGMNALQQAREFHKAVALTGLVITKLDGTSKGGMVVAIQKELGLPIKFVGLGEQADDMQAFDAKQFARALFSEKD
- a CDS encoding PHP domain-containing protein — encoded protein: MFADLHLHTHFSDGTYSPEELAAHARRCELAAVALTDHDTVEGCPRMDAACASLGIEFIAATELTAELGHFELHILGYGLDIENARLRNELARYQVIRQNRIREMCARLNRAGIPLAAETVFGLANCKAPGRPHIARALVQAGYCANLDEAFQRYLKMHRIAWVPKAKVHARDAIALIQHAGGVAVMAHPGLNRSDDFIPELVASGLDGIECFHSRHSTATSEKYLTIADRHGLLVTGGSDCHGMNKGRPLIGTLKIPYEHVRRLNERLASSRRARGTAPALPAAAALS
- the nusB gene encoding transcription antitermination factor NusB gives rise to the protein MGMRREARERAIQFLFQCDVNVPENLDAALESFWTAQRSAALEADKGPATWGEPITLPPPNVEEAATRAFAEPLIRGTLEHRARVDEEIRKYAKNWSLERMAIVDRNILRLAIYEMLFREDIPPIVSINEAVDIAKRFSTDESGRFVNGILDRVKDELLRPARVVL
- a CDS encoding type II secretion system F family protein codes for the protein MPTFTYVARDAGSGREVQSLIDAASEQAAVQALLGRNLLVVSIQEKVSKRGKIAGGSVPLADLVIFTRQLATMIDAGLAIVQSLQALGDQTSNKVM